DNA sequence from the Malus sylvestris chromosome 10, drMalSylv7.2, whole genome shotgun sequence genome:
tggcagtacaagtaaaaagttgatgagtcactacccttcagaTGCATTCGGGCAAAAAACAACACTGCAGGCAGCCAAGCcaaatcgtctataaaaggaggaaggaaAATCAGAGACggggacactcaatcaaacaaacaaatacaagcacaaactctgctcaaaccagatttgccttcacccagctgtagtcagcccccagtgttcatccctttcgggatcaaccttcaccagaaatcctttgtaaaagctctgctaccctgtttaaatcttgctgtagtatcgattccctcatAATAAACTCATCTTCCAATCTCCCCTTTTAGCATTCGAACtctttgtaaatcacaaagagaggaagttgcaagatgatcagccttgcccgacaaggtgaaaccttgcccgacctcctttgttttttgtctttcattcatatatctagtaatatgatgtatGTTTCCATCTGCATCTAAGTTATTGCTAGCcagtttatgattaaaagacttctaagttctaaccatTCGGGCAGACAAGATTGAtcaattaaaagtccttggtctcaaggcataaaaagaaccttatgtggacttaacccatccacgacattccttgataacaagaagtccaaaGTTACTTGGGGGGCAAGTAATTGGCTTATTCTCTAGTTTTACTTATGTTATATCATAATTTCCATAGAACgcttgagtatagaattaactctgatagaaagcctcaaggcctatacctaaggcctgacaaaggcacctattttaATTCATTCTGCTTTGCGGGCTCGGGCAATTAAAGTATAATGAGTGTGATACTTCTACAACAATGAAACAACCAAGATGTGTTCAAGTATTCGGTTAGTTTTGACGGGAAGCCTCAAggtctacacctaaggccccacaaaggcacatttcataaCTAACTGGGTCTCTcgagcatatatatatacaataaacTTAACGTCGgttttacatctgtcatgctaaagatggcagtgacACGCCTGTGTACTTAAAGTTAATtctgattgtgagcctcaaggcctacacctaaggcccacaaaggcacctttcagaattaactctgtccttctcttacagcccgccaataagcagaagcccgacagacgatatcaaccggcgccaacctctcagggagctgtgtgctcgttggccagGAAATGTCCTCACTGGATATTCCTCTAGACGAATAGTGatgaatttattttttggtcaaGTATATCGAATTTGCACCAAATATGCTTTATGAACTTTATGAATGTACTCTCTTGGTGTTAATATGTTTCAATCTATTAGAATTTTAATGTATCCTGCCAGATATTGCACGGTTTCTTGGGATGTTTGCTTTCAATTTAAAATGGAAAATGCAGGGAtactaggcctggcaaacgggtcgtgtctgtcgtgttcgtgtcattttcgtgtaacacctgttatcttaacgggtcgggtcgtgtcgtgtcacacctattatcttaacaagttcttaacaggtcgggtcactttacccaacgggtaaggtgacccgacccgttataaccagttatgacccgttaagaaaaatatatttttttcttaaatttgcacataccacactttgccacataaatattacttcaaaacattaaaacacataatttaatatatatatatatatatataattatataattatataattattttagtttttaggggtataaaattgttaaattaatgtatataattattatagtttattcatactcattaagtataacataagattttttggtatccactagtgtaattttttaaattgaagatcgaattcattcattgtattcatataggatcaaggagtgtagctataaaaaatcatcaaaatcggagttaaaataaccgttaaatcatgatttttctttttataaccgtcgaaaagttttttcccgttacttgatctctgaatgtttgttttttgcaatttttggcatatacgatctcgaagtatatacaaacatgtttgacggttagatcgttgaaactagtttcgtagaatgcgtattccatcaaaacaataaattcactaacacttaagagtttattcatactttcattaagtataacataagattttgtggtatccactagtgtaaatattttaaattgaattcattgtattcatatagggtcaaggagtgtagctgtaaagaataatcaaaatcggagttaaaataaccgttaaattgtgatttttctttttataaccgtccaaaattttgtctcattacttaatctctaaatgtttgttttttgcaatttttggtgtatgcgatcttgaagtatatagaAACATGTTTggcggttggatcgttgaaactagtttcatagactgcgtatcccatcaaaacaatagattcactaacacttaaagagtttattcatactttcattaagtataacataagattttgtggtatccactagtgtaaatattttaaattgaagatcgaattcatgcattgtattcatataggatcaaggagtgtagctgtaaagaatcatcaaatcagagttaaaataaccgttaaatcgtgatttttctttttataactgtcgaaaggttttgtcccgttacttgatctctgaatgtttgtttttttgcaatttttggcgtatgcgatttcgaagtatatacaaacatgttggacggttggatcgttgaaactagttttgtagaatgcgtatcccatcaaaataatagattcactaacatttaagagtttattcatactttcattaagtataacataagattttgtggtatccactagtgtaaatattttaaattgaagatcgaattcattcattgtattcatataaggttaaggagtgtagatgtaaaaaatcatcaaaatcggagttaaaataaccgttaaatcgtgatttttcgttttataaccgtcaaaaagttttgttcggttacttaatctctgaatgtttgttttttgtaatttttggtgtatgcaatctcgaagtatatacaaacatgtttgacggttggatcgttgaaactaatttcgtagaatgcgtatcccatcaaaacaatagattcactaacacttaagagtttattcatactactagtgtaaatattttaaattgaagatcgaattcattcattatattcatatagggtcaaggagtgtagctgtaaaaaatcataaaaatcagagttaaaataacagttaaatcgtgatttttcgttttataaccgttgaaaagttttgttcggttacttgatctatgaatgtttgttttttttttattttttaacgatgcaatctcgaagcatatacaaacaagtttgacggttggatcgttgaaattagtttcgtataatttgtatcccatcaagttcaatggtatatatatatttattaagtagatttaaatctatttattatgtacgtttgacggttggatcgttgaaattagtttcgtataatttgtatcccatcaagttcaatggtatatatatatttattaagtagatttaaatctatttattatatacgtataattattatagtttttaggggtataaaatttaatttaaaattatatatatatatatataattattatagttaatattttgggggtataattattatagtatatataattattatagttaatttaatatatatatatatatatatatataaaattatggtattttttagggttataaaattataatattctgcttatcgtgtatcgtgttacccacgtgtatacccgaaccaaccagttatcttaacaggtacttatcgggttacccgataacgacccaattcgttatcgtgtcgacccgaacacctgttaattttgtgtcttgtCGTGTCGgattatcgggtcgtgtcaggaattgccaggcctaagGGATACTACCTATCATATATGTAGATCATCTAATGTGTTAACAGCATGTGCCTAACAACAAATTGATTCactaaaattgtttttttttttttttggacaaagttttattaattgttcaTGTAATTTGCATGTGCGAATCTGCTGATTGATATATGGTCATAAATCTTTACTTTCCTTACTTGTTAAATACTACCCTTGATTTTTAGGCATCGTATATATGTTCTAAAATTACTTAATTTCCGAAGACGTTTGCACGTTGTAAGGTTTtctgaaaccaaaaccaaacaactgCCTCCTAATCCACTGCATGATCTGCATGCTGTACAATCTACAAGTTAACGCAGCTCAAGATGAACTGAACAATTGAATCTACCTTcccatatattttattttgaataataatagggagactaaatttgtagacaaagttttaaaaactaaaggacatggaagttcatgattgatttattacttaaacgttgataaacgtgctcatttctattggtgatacataatttagtttgcaaatttaatctctaaatttaatctctctagcattacctttttattttcgtccaagCGTATGCATAATTGCCATTCTCCACATTAGATTGGTGTTGGCCTGGAGGGCAATCATTTGTCGTACGTGTTTCAATGCAGTTGTTGgcaaagcaaagcaaagcaaaTAATGAAGTGTTCCCCTAAGATGGGATGCTGCCATTAACTGTGCCATCCATCTTAATTACTATTAAACTGTAAAAtgataataaattaattttgcacCTCCAGTAAATTATGCTTGACACgaattttaactaaaaactaattgtaacttctttttttttatattactatGTGTATTGTTTgaatcataaataaaaataaggggTGCTTTAGATTTAGCCTCTTACAACTGTTGAACTCTAGACATAAACTCATCTATATTAAAACatctaaataaaacccaaattttgaatttgatgcCATGTAAGATAAAAGATGTTCatacatttaaatttatttacaacACCATGCCACCaacattaatatggctattacgGTTTTTTTTGTAGACTTTTAATTTATTGTCTTTTGTTTGTCAACAACATTCAATtagtttaagtttttttttgcttttaattaaaaaaaaaagaaaagaagattaagttcttttcttctttcatgTGAAATTGCCTCATCCAAATCTAATTAGTTCAATATACATTCTATTGAAAAAGTAGATACATTAActtgtgaaaattaaaaaaaaagaaggtaaaaataaactagtagatacattgtttcttgtaaaaactaaacaatagttacattattttcataaaaaaaataaaaaatatgtaatttttttttaaattacacaATAGGTACACAATTTtcgtaaaaattaaataataggtactttatttttggaaaaaaaaaaaactagtagaAACGTTGtttcttttaaaacttaaacaatgaatttataagATATATTAGTTTGCATGTATTTTTCATATATGGGTTtgttattatgtaggtaaattatttttcaggtattttacatataatgggtatattatttttctttttttaagcaatctaacattttaaatttttaatcgtAGGTGCACTATTTgaatcaaatgtttttttttttgtaggtaaattattttgcatgaattttacatatatcaggcattatatatatatgtgtgtgtgtgtgtgaaataatttagctacattaatatgtaaaatataattttattgacttaattaagcatgtataataacatatattagacacgttttatgttattatatattacacaatgaatttataacattaatgtttttttttttttgtaaaatcattaattctccctTACCATCCATCCGCATGACATTAATTAtgtacatcaaacattcaaatagggtttataaataaaataaaattcaaataggggtattttaggcatccgaaatttttttaatatgtgaagtcaaacataattaatgaatttgctgatgTGGAATCTAGTCAATGGATTTTTGAAAtcaagtacgatattcatttcATGGTGGAACAACGTACAAGCAAATGGAAAGAGTGCTAACAATGAGCCTTAATAAAAACCTTCCCGGGACATAAAACTtgaatgaagggaaaaagagcaTCCAACACCAACTAAATTAAGAGTTCAAATTATATTCCAAAAGTAAATCAACAATTACATCAGGGGGTTCTTCAAACCATGAAACTGATTGCTCCAAAGTTAAACCTCTGCGAGCTAGCCAATGAGCCACAGTATTAGCATCTCGTCGCACAAAGTGTGCCTTCCACTGTTGGAACGGTTGTAAAAGCAAATGTATATCAGACAAGACATGCCCAAGAGGTCCATGATTCACATCCAAATCATTCTGAATGGCAGCAATTACCAACAGGGCATCACCTTCCAAAATGACCTTTTGCAGCTTCCATTGTTGTACAAACAAGGCAGCTTCACGGGCTGCAATAGTTTCAGCCAACAAAGGTAATGAAATTCCCTCCACTTTAAGTGCCGCTGCAGCAACAAACTCCCTAGCACCATCGCGGAGAACAATTCCCACTCCTTATACGGCTCCATGTTCATCCCACGCGCCATCAAAATTACATTTTAGCCAACCTTCGTCCGGCTTCCTCCATTTCTGTACATCTAGAGACTTAGGCTTAGGCTGTAACACGTTCCACTTTTTAAATGAGCCAAGTATGTGATTTTATTGGAATATCCTATGGTGGCAACACCGAACCCTTCCAAAACAGCTCATTACGAGCTTTCCAAATATTCCATAGCATAACAAGCACTAAGTCAAAGCTCTCCCTTGATATATTGGAAGCCACACGAGCCAACCAACCTTTTAACCCCATATCTCCGTGTTGCATAGATTGTGATCCCAAGGGGCTAGAGGACCATATCGCTTTAGCATGGGAACACCTCAACATTATATGTTCAATCATTTCCGGTTCATTACCATAGAAAACACAACAATCATCCATAAGTACCTTTTTAATCCGCAAATTAACTCAAGTCGGCAAAGCATCCAAGCAACTCCTTCAAATACAGATTTTGACTTTCCCTGGTACTTTAGCACGCCATAATGCCTTCCATAATAATTTAATCTCTGTCGAAATCTCGGAATGGCCTGGAATATCTCCACAAATTTCACTACAAGTCCGAGCAACGAAGTATGCACTCTTTGTTGTAAAGTTCCCTTGAGGTTCTTTAATCCAAATTAACTTATCAGGTGGATTAAATAAACTCAAAGGAATACTGAAAATTAGATTGGCTTCTTCAGGAAAGAACATTTGTGATACCACCTGCATATTCCATCGTAACCTATTCGTCTCCACCATTAAAGATGTAACCGTGAGGTTATGATGGACTCCTACAGGTACCGGACTCAACACTTTAGCATAATTATCCCTCGGCAACCAGCTATCCCCCCAAATCTCAATCTGCAATCCATCACCTACCCTCCATCTAGCCCCACGTTGAATCAACACTCTAGCTGTTGTAATGCTTCTCCAACAGAATGAAGAATTTGATTTTACAGGAGCTATTAAAAATTCCATATCAGGGAAATACCGAGCTTTAAACAGGTGGGCCACAAGAGAATTTAGTTGTTGAATGATCCTCCAACCTTGCTTAGCTAGCAAAGCAAGATTAAAAGCATACAAATCTTTAAATCCCAACCCTCCCTCACTTTTAGGCTTGCACATCTTCTTCCAACTCACCCAGTGAATACGTCGCTTTCCAACCTCTTTCCCCCACCAAAATTGGGCAACCATCTTATTCAACTCATCACATAACGTCTTCGGAAGCAAGAAAGTCTGCATGGTATACAACGGTACCGCCTGGGCGACAATTTTAATTAAGATCTCCTTACCAGCATTGCTTAACAAACTCCCACgccatccattcaattttttcCAAAGGCGATCTTTGATATAAGCAAATGTCTGTTTCTTAGACTTACCGGTGTACATCGATAATCCAAGATAACGATCATGATAATTAACTCTATTCATACCCAAGCAATCAGCAAGCACCTGGGCATCCACTTCATTCACATTTGCACTAAACGACACACAACTTTTGGACAAATTAACAGCATGCCCCGAGGCCAATTCATAAGTATGTAGGACATTCTTTAGTTCACAACAATCctgtaatgtacttcttgcaaaAATAAAACTATCATCCACAAAGAGAAGATGATTAATGTTAAAAGTACAACACCAGCCCAAATAAGAAGGACTGGCCCATgatgaagaaacaaaggagaaaACATGCATATGCTAGAATCTTCTAGCATAAGTGTGTCGGTGGGAACAAGCTAGAACTGTCTAGCTATTATAACAATTGTGTGGCTGCCATGCAAAGCGTAAAGGCGGTGGGCAATTGTAGTTGGCAaataggtgtgtgtgtgtgtgtgtgtgtgtgttgctaAGAACCTTGTAACCAAGTAATCAAGAAggcaaccaagtgagagtgagaagtaaGAGTAGTCTTGTGGGGAGTGTGAGTGATATAGAGTTTGTCTCTAGAAAGTGTGTGAGTGTCATTGCTTCTAGAGTGTCTTTGAGAGTTtgtgtgttgtaatattttgtgagtgtaatacaagtaatttgtttacttgtgttgtctctccaacacttgtgttagagttgtgtactctaaaTGTTTTTTCAACAATTAATACTTTGCGCATCATTACATACCTTTATACCTTTAATCCGACCTTGGGACTCCCCCTCATCCAACAATGCCGATAAACCTTCTGCACAAATCACAAACAAGAACGGGGATAACAGATCCCCTTGCCGTATACCCCGTTTAGGTTGGACAAAACTTATAGGCTCCCCATTGAGCTTGAAGGAATAGGAGACTGTCATGATACACTGCATGATCCAAGTAATCCACTCATCGGCAAAACCCAACCTTTGCATAATATGTTCAAGAAAAGACCATTCGATGCGGTCACAAGCTTTACTAATGTCCAGTTTCAGAGCCATCACATCATTCCAACCATTATTCTTCCGCTTCATAAAATGTGCAATTTCCGAAGCTACCAAACAATTATCAGAAATTAATCTTCCAACAATAAAAGCACTTTGGGAGGGAGAAATGATATCCGGCAATACCACTTTCAGTCTATTTGTAAGCACTTTGGAACAGATTTTGTAAATCACATTACACAAACTAATTGGTCTTAGTTGAGTCATGGAAGTTGGATCTACCTTAATGTctttcatgtaaaatttatatatttatatttattaatgTTTTTTATTACTAATACTTTCGTAATATTTGTTACATTGCAAACAAACTACAATTTCAATAACATCAATGACGACACGTTGGCGTACCTCAATCGGCTCTTCTCTAAATGTTACAAGTAGTGGAAGAGTGACCTGCACTAGTATTTCGAGATGTTTGATGATATGCAGGTCGCTATTGAGGAGGGTTACCCGAAGGAGTTTGAGGATCGAGAAGATAGTTGGGTTTGGCTCTCCGGTCATTTTCAGGAGCCGGGCTATGTGGTGCATTTTTAAATAAGACTtttttcattttactttttaaaatttttactaatgtttattacttttttttctttaaatattacaACTAATATGTTTATTTTGTGTATAACAGAAGAAGGCGAAGGCAAACAAGATCAATCAGGATAAGAAGACTTTTCTCCACCATTCAGGTTCGAGGCATTTCTCATATAGGATGGACACACGGTGGAAGGTATATATTAAAGCTTTCATTTCCAATTTTAAAATGTCActaataattttcattttttttgtttccgtactaatattttccttatctttttctaTTCCAAGGGGTTCAAAATTCCCGGAGATCGACGCCTTTCTAACATTTATGTTTGGTCCGGGGATGAGTTGACCGAATCCCTTCATGTAATTAATTTCTTATGCATTAAAGATTTATActaattatttcaaattttttgctATTAATATTCCATGTTTTATTTCATAGGCGATTATGGTGGAGAAGGCTCAGTCAGTCATTCAGGAGTCCGCCTCCTAGCTTCCCCCGGACACGCTGATCGAGTCTATGGATCCCCCAGAAGATGCGGGGTTTCACATCCTTATAGAGGCGTTGGACCATATTTTCGGTCAGAGGCCAGGGACATATTATAGGGGGATGGGAAATACCAGGCTACGGGAGAGTGGAGCCTCTTCATCCTCGCAGTCGAAGGGCGAGGTTATggctttgacgcaggaagtcgcTGGGTTGAGGAGTGAGCTTGCATCGTACAAGACTTAGATGTCCTTGATTGTACAATTCCTCAGGGATCCGTCTCCCCGATTTTTTTGCACCACCATCATCAGAGCCCCTCCACCCCGAGCATACACAACAATCAAACCCGTCGACCTCCGACCCCGTCCCCAACCCCAGCCCCTTCCAGCAACAAGATTACCAAGCAACTCCGAATGACTTGCCCATAGATTATGCCTCATTTTTTTCGTAGTTTTTTTTCCCGCTttctttttaaacttttaatttgtacgtacttttttatttatattatgaataaattgtttttctattcattaattttttttttgtcaattgtatgaaatatattttttaataacatTCTATTTATactatttattaatttttttttttattaaaaattacacTTGCGCGACGAAGATATGTCATCATGCAAAACCACACGCGTCTTCCATGTTTCGTCGTGCAATCATTTTGCTGCGCGACAAAACTGCACTCTTCGTCGCGCAAGGTCTTTCTTCACGACCTTTGCGCGACGATTTCTGTGTCGCCATAGGTTTTGTGCGACCTGGAAATGCTTTGCGCAACAAATACTGCCTTGTCGCGCAAAGTATTTAACGTAGTAGTGGCAGATTTTACAATGCACTCTCAAATGCATGTAGGGTGGCGGGCAACAATTAATGTCTATAATGtgcaaaggtgaaagtgaaatgttCACCTATCAAATGTAATAAACATCATATTGACAACCTCCAGAGTGCAactatttttatgtattttttatcaagaaaaaaaatgtaagttCTCGAAATCTACCTATTGTGCATGCATATTGCATAAATGTGGTTAGCAATTCTAGCATAATTATCAGTTTAATTCAAgagaaatgaaggaaagaaagaaatattaatctaaaaaatcaatcaaactttttttttatttggaataAATACATAACTGATTGAAGCCTCCCTATACGAGTCATACATATTCATCAAACCTTATTTTTCACTTTACACAACAAGAGTGTTGATATAGTGCTATATATTTGGatcatataaatattaataatatatatgaaCTAATGCATGCCAGCATCAGGGTTCAAGTTTCAACATGCAGAATAACTTCGAAGTTAATTGCCATGTAAAACCATGAGGTTGTACGTTTAAAGACACTGTCATTCATAGGTAGAACCGTAGAGGTAAAGAGGAAGGCGTGGAGCAAGAAAAGCCTCAAGTGGATTTTCTTTCATAAGGGCAAGACCCACCCTTTCACGCATATCCACCGGCTCATCACCCACGCTGCTCATATGAAACCCCTGAACCAAACGAGCCAGAACCAACTGAACCACATGCAACCCTAGTGTGGCACCAGGGCACGACCTTCTGCCCGAGCTAAAGGGAATGTACTCAAAACCCTTGAAATAGTCCACGTCAGCATGGTCGGTCAAGAACCTCTCAGGGTGAAACTCACAAGGGTTGGCCCACACGCGCGGGTCCCGGTGCAATTTCCATAAGTTGACCACTATACGGGTGCCTTTGGGGACAAAGTAACCCGAGAGATGAGAATCCTCCATGCCCTCGTGGACGGTGATTGGGACAGACGGGTATAACCGTAGGGTTTCTTTGACAATTGCTTGGAGGTATTTGAGCTTTGGGAGGTCGGATTCTTGAACCCATCTGTCACTTCCTACGTTGATGTCCAATTCTTGTTGGGCAGATTTTAGGGCACTTGGGTTGTTGAGTAGTAAGGAGAGTGCCCATGTTAGTGCAACAGATGTGCTTTCTGTGCCACCTATGATGAGAATCTGCCAATTaaggaagacaaaacaaaatagAGAAATAATGTTTTAAAGAATAATACTTAATGTTGAGGGATGACCAAGTGAGGGATCAGGATGCAACCATGCAAGACGTCAAATTGTTTAGTCATTTCGATAGCCGCATGTGTggcgaaaattaaaaaatgggcCCATTCAGTTTTATACGTAGGCTCGCATTTTGCCACAAATCAGTTAGCGGAAGACCCAAATAATAGTGTGACCTCAATGGTTAATTAACAGATTAATATCTCAAGTAATAAAATTGAACATATTTAAATACTTGGGCCTCTTTTTAAAGTAACCTCAAATCTCAAGGGAGTAATTtataaggagaaattaggttcacatccttctttttgctactccattgattaagatactattcattttcaatttttgatcaaggtccttggatattaataacatcattaattatttgaataataaaatatttttatttttaaatatatttctttagtgttaaaaatgttacaattagtatatttatatttatggctaaatttttatcatatatatatatttttttagtttgtacctatttttaatttgtaccattttttttttcatttttaatttgtacccatatattagtttctttttgtgcccatattttttaaagttttatttgtatttgcaCCCATGTATATACCGTcatgtgacattgtatatttaatcaatgataagaaaattacatatggtatatttatgttttatgcctaaaccttgtatcatatatttatatttttagtttgtacccacttttaatttgcaacatttttttaaatttgtagtattttctttttagttttattttgtacccatgtattaatttcttttagcgcctatatgtttttaaaaattaatttttactcataattttttaatcttttatatgtaccctaatttatttataatgtacccattcttctttattaatgtaccactttgttacatgtgaaatgtaccagtttttttaacactatggatacattcttttgctatttattatttcttatttttacatagtttttatccatttattcaatcaaaatgtttgaatttttttattgtaaccatttctaatagtattataatgagggattttaaatttataggattataaatctcataaaatatcaaacaattaatgtcaaaactataaaactataaatattaattgtaatataatgatgtgtacaaagtcaagggactttgatcaaactttgaatatcattaaggttttagtcaaagaatgttaaggattagggaccgcatccaaaatatCTCATTTTATAATTAACTAGTTGTTTATAATTAACTACATCAGTTAATTTTCTATTTAAGGGACCATTTTAATGTCGTTGAtcaatttcaggaaccattTTGATGCTGcaggtcaatttcaaggaccatttgtgagaaaaaaagACTTATGGAAcctatttatgtgccacatcagtaCTTAACAGAATTTTTAAC
Encoded proteins:
- the LOC126584437 gene encoding uncharacterized protein LOC126584437, with the protein product MALKLDISKACDRIEWSFLEHIMQRLGFADEWITWIMQCIMTVSYSFKLNGEPISFVQPKRGIRQGDLLSPFLFVICAEGLSALLDEGESQGRIKGIKDCCELKNVLHTYELASGHAVNLSKSCVSFSANVNEVDAQVLADCLGMNRVNYHDRYLGLSMYTGKSKKQTFAYIKDRLWKKLNGWRGSLLSNAGKEILIKIVAQAVPLYTMQTFLLPKTLCDELNKMVAQFWWGKEVGKRRIHWVSWKKMCKPKSEGGLGFKDLYAFNLALLAKQGWRIIQQLNSLVAHLFKARYFPDMEFLIAPVKSNSSFCWRSITTARVLIQRGARWRVGDGLQIEIWGDSWLPRDNYAKVLSPVPVGVHHNLTVTSLMVETNRLRWNMQVVSQMFFPEEANLIFSIPLSLFNPPDKLIWIKEPQGNFTTKSAYFVARTCSEICGDIPGHSEISTEIKLLWKALWRAKPKPKSLDVQKWRKPDEGWLKSALKVEGISLPLLAETIAAREAALFVQQWKLQKVILEGDALLVIAAIQNDLDVNHGPLGHVLSDIHLLLQPFQQWKAHFVRRDANTVAHWLARRGLTLEQSVSWFEEPPDVIVDLLLEYNLNS